From the Cryptomeria japonica chromosome 2, Sugi_1.0, whole genome shotgun sequence genome, one window contains:
- the LOC131030500 gene encoding chaperonin CPN60-2, mitochondrial codes for MYRAAAALASKVGRRSNYRQGASGLSWSRNYAAKEIKFGVEARSTMLQGVELLADAVKVTMGPKGRTVVIEQSYGAPKVTKDGVTVAKSIEFSDKLKNVGASLVKQVASATNDAAGDGTTCATILTRAIFAEGCKSVAAGMNAMDLRRGISMAVDAVVTHLRSRARMISTSEEIAQVGTISSNGEREIGELIAKAMEKVGKEGVITIADGKTLYNELEVVEGMKLDRGYISPYFTTNEKTQKCELENPLILIHEKKISSLNAVVRVMELALKKQRSLLIVSEDVESEALATLILNKIRAGVKVCAIKAPGFGENRKANLQDLATLTGGQMITEELGMKLEKVEYEIFGTAKKVTVSKDDTIILDGGGDKKSIEERCEQIRAAIETSTSDYDKEKYQERLAKLSGGVAVLKIGGASEAEVGEKKDRVTDALNATKAAVEEGILPGGGVALLYASKELDKLQTANFDQKIGVQIIQNAVKTCAYTIAANAGVEGAVVVGKLLEQDNMDLGYDAAKGEYVDMVKAGIIDPLKVIRTALVDAASVSSLLTTTEAVVVEIPKDEKDVPAMGGGGMGGMDY; via the exons ATGTATAGAGCAGCTGCTGCACTCGCTTCAAAAGTTGG AAGGAGGAGTAACTACAGACAG GGTGCCAGCGGGCTCAGCTGGAGCAGAAATTATgctgcaaaagagattaaatttggGGTTGAAGCCCGGTCTACAATGTTGCAGGGAGTGGAACTTCTTGCAGATGCTGTGAAAGTGACCATGGGACCTAAG GGCCGAACTGTGGTTATTGAACAAAGCTATGGAGCTCCAAAGGTTACAAAGGATGGAGTTACTGTGGCAAAAAGTATTGAGTTCAGTGACAAATTAAAGAATGTTGGTGCAAGCCTCGTGAAGCAAGTTGCAAGTGCAACAAACGATGCTGCAGGAGATG GTACAACATGTGCTACCATTCTTACTCGAGCAATATTCGCAGAGGGTTGTAAGTCAGTTGCAGCTGGTATGAATGCAATGGACTTGAGACGCGGTATCAGCATGGCCGTTGACGCTGTTGTGACACACTTGAGAAGCAGAGCAAGGATGATTAGCACATCTGAGGAAATTGCACAG GTTGGTACCATCTCATCAAATGGGGAAAGAGAAATTGGCGAATTAATTGCGAAAGCAATGGAAAAAGTTGGCAAGGAAGGAGTCATAACTATAGCG GATGGGAAGACACTGTACAATGAATTAGAGGTTGTTGAAGGAATGAAGCTGGACAGGGGTTATATATCTCCATATTTTACCACAAATGAGAAGACCCAGAAATGT GAACTGGAGAACCCTTTGATTTTAATACATGAAAAAAAAATATCAAGCTTAAATGCGGTTGTCCGTGTAATGGAACTAGCATTGAAG AAGCAAAGATCACTTTTGATTGTGTCCGAGGATGTGGAGAGTGAAGCATTAGCAACTCTAATTCTAAATAAGATTCGTGCTGGAGTAAAG GTTTGTGCTATTAAAGCTCCTGGCTTTGGAGAAAACAGGAAAGCAAACTTGCAGGACCTTGCCACACTTACTGGTGGCCAA ATGATTACAGAAGAACTTGGTATGAAGCTTGAAAaggttgaatatgaaatttttggTACAGCAAAGAAG GTAACTGTATCCAAGGATGATACAATAATTCTTGATGGAGGTGGTGACAAAAAGAGCATAGAGGAAAGATGTGAACAG ATTCGGGCTGCTATTGAAACAAGCACATCAGATTATGACAAAGAGAAATATCAGGAGAGGTTGGCGAAATTGTCGGGAGGAGTTGCTGTTCTTAAG ATTGGTGGAGCCAGTGAGGCAGAAGTTGGGGAGAAAAAAGATAGAGTTACAGATGCTTTAAATGCCACTAAGGCAGCGGTGGAAGAGGGTATTCTGCCAG GTGGTGGTGTTGCTCTTCTCTATGCATCAAAGGAGCTAGATAAACTTCAAACTGCTAATTTTGACCAGAAGATTGGAGTGCAGATAATTCAGAATGCTGTAAAG ACTTGTGCATATACTATTGCAGCAAATGCTGGTGTAGAGGGTGCCGTAGTGGTAGGGAAGTTACTGGAACAAGATAATATGGATCTTGGTTATGACGCTGCCAAAG GTGAATATGTTGACATGGTTAAGGCAGGAATTATTGATCCCTTGAAAGTAATTAGAACTGCATTGGTTGACGCTGCAAG TGTCTCCTCACTGTTGACGACGACAGAGGCAGTTGTTGTTGAAATCCCTAAGGACGAGAAAGATGTTCCAGCTATGGGTGGTGGTGGCATGGGTGGTATGGACTATTAA